The Kogia breviceps isolate mKogBre1 chromosome 4, mKogBre1 haplotype 1, whole genome shotgun sequence genome window below encodes:
- the PTCD2 gene encoding pentatricopeptide repeat-containing protein 2, mitochondrial isoform X5: protein MAVAFRPPKQVLPLQALQSLVYPGVGGLGSTCSRCPLGETYLRNLEEKLTQSKLILKEELRTLLHLCESWDDVELAKNVIYRYHAENRNITLGEYKFGPLFMRLCYELDLEETAVELIKDQHLRGFFSDSTSFNILMDMLFIKGKYKSALEVLIEMKNQDVKFNKDTYVLAFAICYKLNSPESFTICTTLREEALIKGEILSRRASCFAVALALNQNQLAKAISIFSQIMRPESIICTNLNIMIHIQSNMLKTLIDILKDATEGNLSRFVKKHVFSEEVLVKVREKVNDVPTLLATFDELYGKLHVNGQVTTYTLDALLCHTPSDRKSHTVLLNKRTVSRRTFQPLSQSLWAE, encoded by the exons ATGGCGGTCGCCTTTCGGCCCCCGAAGCAAGTCTTACCGCTGCAGGCGCTGCAGAGTTTGGTGTATCCAGGCGTGGGAGGCTTGGGCTCCACCTGCAGCCGCTGCCCTCTCGGAG AAACCTATCTGAGAAACTTGGAAGAGAAACTGACCCAGAGTAAGCTCATCTTGAAAGAGGAGTTGAGAACCTTACTTCATCTGTGTGAGTCCTGGGATGATGTGGAGCTGGCTAAAAATGTCATTTACAG GTACCATGCAGAGAACAGGAATATCACTTTGGGGGAGTACAAGTTTGGACCACTTTTCATGAGGTTGTGCTACGAGTTGGATCTTGAGGAAACTGCAGTGGAGCTCATCAAAGACCAG cATTTACGAGGTTTCTTCTCAGACTCCACATCATTCAATATTTTGATGGATATGTTATTTAtcaaaggtaaatataaaa GTGCATTGGAAGTACTGATTGAGATGAAAAACCAAGATGTGAAATTCAACAAAGATACGTACGTCCTTGCTTTTGCAATTTGCTACAAACTG AATAGCCCTGAATCTTTTACAATCTGTACCACGTTAAGAGAAGAAGCCCTCATCAAAGGAGAAATCCTCTCCAGGAGAGCATCCTGTTTTGCAGTGGCATTAGCTCTGAACCAG aaCCAGCTGGCAAAAGCTATATCCATTTTTTCTCAAATCATGAGGCCAGAAAGCATAATCTGCACTAATTTAAAT ATTATGATTCATATCCAGTCAAATATGTTGAAAACCCTAATAGATATACTCAAGGATGCTACGGAGGGAAATCTATCAAGATTTGTGAAAAAACATGTGTTCTCAGAAGAAGTG CTGGTCAAAGTGAGGGAAAAAGTGAACGACGTGCCCACTCTTCTGGCCACATTTGATGAGCTGTATGGGAAACTGCACGTAAATGGCCAGGTCACCACTTACACTTTGGATGCTCTGCTCTGCCACACCCCCAGTGACAGGAAATCCCACACGGTGCTATTAAACAAGAGGACAGTCAGCCGTCGGACCTTCCAGCCGCTCAGCCAGTCCCTGTGGGCTGAGTAA
- the PTCD2 gene encoding pentatricopeptide repeat-containing protein 2, mitochondrial isoform X1: MAVAFRPPKQVLPLQALQSLVYPGVGGLGSTCSRCPLGAKRYLLTDNIVKLKDFQHKKVAVACNLPGTKETYLRNLEEKLTQSKLILKEELRTLLHLCESWDDVELAKNVIYRYHAENRNITLGEYKFGPLFMRLCYELDLEETAVELIKDQHLRGFFSDSTSFNILMDMLFIKGALEVLIEMKNQDVKFNKDTYVLAFAICYKLNSPESFTICTTLREEALIKGEILSRRASCFAVALALNQNQLAKAISIFSQIMRPESIICTNLNIMIHIQSNMLKTLIDILKDATEGNLSRFVKKHVFSEEVLVKVREKVNDVPTLLATFDELYGKLHVNGQVTTYTLDALLCHTPSDRKSHTVLLNKRTVSRRTFQPLSQSLWAE; the protein is encoded by the exons ATGGCGGTCGCCTTTCGGCCCCCGAAGCAAGTCTTACCGCTGCAGGCGCTGCAGAGTTTGGTGTATCCAGGCGTGGGAGGCTTGGGCTCCACCTGCAGCCGCTGCCCTCTCGGAG CTAAAAGATATCTACTTACAGATAATATTGTGAAATTAAAGGACTTTCAGCATAAGAAGGTGGCTGTTGCATGTAATCTTCCTGGCACCAAAG AAACCTATCTGAGAAACTTGGAAGAGAAACTGACCCAGAGTAAGCTCATCTTGAAAGAGGAGTTGAGAACCTTACTTCATCTGTGTGAGTCCTGGGATGATGTGGAGCTGGCTAAAAATGTCATTTACAG GTACCATGCAGAGAACAGGAATATCACTTTGGGGGAGTACAAGTTTGGACCACTTTTCATGAGGTTGTGCTACGAGTTGGATCTTGAGGAAACTGCAGTGGAGCTCATCAAAGACCAG cATTTACGAGGTTTCTTCTCAGACTCCACATCATTCAATATTTTGATGGATATGTTATTTAtcaaag GTGCATTGGAAGTACTGATTGAGATGAAAAACCAAGATGTGAAATTCAACAAAGATACGTACGTCCTTGCTTTTGCAATTTGCTACAAACTG AATAGCCCTGAATCTTTTACAATCTGTACCACGTTAAGAGAAGAAGCCCTCATCAAAGGAGAAATCCTCTCCAGGAGAGCATCCTGTTTTGCAGTGGCATTAGCTCTGAACCAG aaCCAGCTGGCAAAAGCTATATCCATTTTTTCTCAAATCATGAGGCCAGAAAGCATAATCTGCACTAATTTAAAT ATTATGATTCATATCCAGTCAAATATGTTGAAAACCCTAATAGATATACTCAAGGATGCTACGGAGGGAAATCTATCAAGATTTGTGAAAAAACATGTGTTCTCAGAAGAAGTG CTGGTCAAAGTGAGGGAAAAAGTGAACGACGTGCCCACTCTTCTGGCCACATTTGATGAGCTGTATGGGAAACTGCACGTAAATGGCCAGGTCACCACTTACACTTTGGATGCTCTGCTCTGCCACACCCCCAGTGACAGGAAATCCCACACGGTGCTATTAAACAAGAGGACAGTCAGCCGTCGGACCTTCCAGCCGCTCAGCCAGTCCCTGTGGGCTGAGTAA
- the PTCD2 gene encoding pentatricopeptide repeat-containing protein 2, mitochondrial isoform X2 produces the protein MAVAFRPPKQVLPLQALQSLVYPGVGGLGSTCSRCPLGDNIVKLKDFQHKKVAVACNLPGTKETYLRNLEEKLTQSKLILKEELRTLLHLCESWDDVELAKNVIYRYHAENRNITLGEYKFGPLFMRLCYELDLEETAVELIKDQHLRGFFSDSTSFNILMDMLFIKGKYKSALEVLIEMKNQDVKFNKDTYVLAFAICYKLNSPESFTICTTLREEALIKGEILSRRASCFAVALALNQNQLAKAISIFSQIMRPESIICTNLNIMIHIQSNMLKTLIDILKDATEGNLSRFVKKHVFSEEVLVKVREKVNDVPTLLATFDELYGKLHVNGQVTTYTLDALLCHTPSDRKSHTVLLNKRTVSRRTFQPLSQSLWAE, from the exons ATGGCGGTCGCCTTTCGGCCCCCGAAGCAAGTCTTACCGCTGCAGGCGCTGCAGAGTTTGGTGTATCCAGGCGTGGGAGGCTTGGGCTCCACCTGCAGCCGCTGCCCTCTCGGAG ATAATATTGTGAAATTAAAGGACTTTCAGCATAAGAAGGTGGCTGTTGCATGTAATCTTCCTGGCACCAAAG AAACCTATCTGAGAAACTTGGAAGAGAAACTGACCCAGAGTAAGCTCATCTTGAAAGAGGAGTTGAGAACCTTACTTCATCTGTGTGAGTCCTGGGATGATGTGGAGCTGGCTAAAAATGTCATTTACAG GTACCATGCAGAGAACAGGAATATCACTTTGGGGGAGTACAAGTTTGGACCACTTTTCATGAGGTTGTGCTACGAGTTGGATCTTGAGGAAACTGCAGTGGAGCTCATCAAAGACCAG cATTTACGAGGTTTCTTCTCAGACTCCACATCATTCAATATTTTGATGGATATGTTATTTAtcaaaggtaaatataaaa GTGCATTGGAAGTACTGATTGAGATGAAAAACCAAGATGTGAAATTCAACAAAGATACGTACGTCCTTGCTTTTGCAATTTGCTACAAACTG AATAGCCCTGAATCTTTTACAATCTGTACCACGTTAAGAGAAGAAGCCCTCATCAAAGGAGAAATCCTCTCCAGGAGAGCATCCTGTTTTGCAGTGGCATTAGCTCTGAACCAG aaCCAGCTGGCAAAAGCTATATCCATTTTTTCTCAAATCATGAGGCCAGAAAGCATAATCTGCACTAATTTAAAT ATTATGATTCATATCCAGTCAAATATGTTGAAAACCCTAATAGATATACTCAAGGATGCTACGGAGGGAAATCTATCAAGATTTGTGAAAAAACATGTGTTCTCAGAAGAAGTG CTGGTCAAAGTGAGGGAAAAAGTGAACGACGTGCCCACTCTTCTGGCCACATTTGATGAGCTGTATGGGAAACTGCACGTAAATGGCCAGGTCACCACTTACACTTTGGATGCTCTGCTCTGCCACACCCCCAGTGACAGGAAATCCCACACGGTGCTATTAAACAAGAGGACAGTCAGCCGTCGGACCTTCCAGCCGCTCAGCCAGTCCCTGTGGGCTGAGTAA
- the PTCD2 gene encoding pentatricopeptide repeat-containing protein 2, mitochondrial isoform X4, whose amino-acid sequence MAVAFRPPKQVLPLQALQSLVYPGVGGLGSTCSRCPLGDNIVKLKDFQHKKVAVACNLPGTKETYLRNLEEKLTQSKLILKEELRTLLHLCESWDDVELAKNVIYRYHAENRNITLGEYKFGPLFMRLCYELDLEETAVELIKDQHLRGFFSDSTSFNILMDMLFIKGKYKSALEVLIEMKNQDVKFNKDTYVLAFAICYKLNSPESFTICTTLREEALIKGEILSRRASCFAVALALNQNQLAKAISIFSQIMRPESIICTNLNIMIHIQSNMLKTLIDILKDATEGNLSRFVKKHVFSEEVRKQKQLEENRCLNNSLLAPLALCSAFPPEAVVTGGTSLEPGSPSPPPASPGHQPRSCVAFF is encoded by the exons ATGGCGGTCGCCTTTCGGCCCCCGAAGCAAGTCTTACCGCTGCAGGCGCTGCAGAGTTTGGTGTATCCAGGCGTGGGAGGCTTGGGCTCCACCTGCAGCCGCTGCCCTCTCGGAG ATAATATTGTGAAATTAAAGGACTTTCAGCATAAGAAGGTGGCTGTTGCATGTAATCTTCCTGGCACCAAAG AAACCTATCTGAGAAACTTGGAAGAGAAACTGACCCAGAGTAAGCTCATCTTGAAAGAGGAGTTGAGAACCTTACTTCATCTGTGTGAGTCCTGGGATGATGTGGAGCTGGCTAAAAATGTCATTTACAG GTACCATGCAGAGAACAGGAATATCACTTTGGGGGAGTACAAGTTTGGACCACTTTTCATGAGGTTGTGCTACGAGTTGGATCTTGAGGAAACTGCAGTGGAGCTCATCAAAGACCAG cATTTACGAGGTTTCTTCTCAGACTCCACATCATTCAATATTTTGATGGATATGTTATTTAtcaaaggtaaatataaaa GTGCATTGGAAGTACTGATTGAGATGAAAAACCAAGATGTGAAATTCAACAAAGATACGTACGTCCTTGCTTTTGCAATTTGCTACAAACTG AATAGCCCTGAATCTTTTACAATCTGTACCACGTTAAGAGAAGAAGCCCTCATCAAAGGAGAAATCCTCTCCAGGAGAGCATCCTGTTTTGCAGTGGCATTAGCTCTGAACCAG aaCCAGCTGGCAAAAGCTATATCCATTTTTTCTCAAATCATGAGGCCAGAAAGCATAATCTGCACTAATTTAAAT ATTATGATTCATATCCAGTCAAATATGTTGAAAACCCTAATAGATATACTCAAGGATGCTACGGAGGGAAATCTATCAAGATTTGTGAAAAAACATGTGTTCTCAGAAGAAGTG aggaaacagaagcaaTTAGAGGAGAACCGCTGCCTCAACAACAGCCTCCTTGCCCCTCTCGCTCTCTGCTCAGCCTTCCCTCCTGAAGCCGTGGTGACTGGAGGCACctctctagagcctgggagcccatccccacccccagccagcccAGGGCATCAGCCCAGAAGTTGTGTCGCCTTCTTTTGA
- the PTCD2 gene encoding pentatricopeptide repeat-containing protein 2, mitochondrial isoform X6: MAVAFRPPKQVLPLQALQSLVYPGVGGLGSTCSRCPLGETYLRNLEEKLTQSKLILKEELRTLLHLCESWDDVELAKNVIYRYHAENRNITLGEYKFGPLFMRLCYELDLEETAVELIKDQHLRGFFSDSTSFNILMDMLFIKGALEVLIEMKNQDVKFNKDTYVLAFAICYKLNSPESFTICTTLREEALIKGEILSRRASCFAVALALNQNQLAKAISIFSQIMRPESIICTNLNIMIHIQSNMLKTLIDILKDATEGNLSRFVKKHVFSEEVLVKVREKVNDVPTLLATFDELYGKLHVNGQVTTYTLDALLCHTPSDRKSHTVLLNKRTVSRRTFQPLSQSLWAE; this comes from the exons ATGGCGGTCGCCTTTCGGCCCCCGAAGCAAGTCTTACCGCTGCAGGCGCTGCAGAGTTTGGTGTATCCAGGCGTGGGAGGCTTGGGCTCCACCTGCAGCCGCTGCCCTCTCGGAG AAACCTATCTGAGAAACTTGGAAGAGAAACTGACCCAGAGTAAGCTCATCTTGAAAGAGGAGTTGAGAACCTTACTTCATCTGTGTGAGTCCTGGGATGATGTGGAGCTGGCTAAAAATGTCATTTACAG GTACCATGCAGAGAACAGGAATATCACTTTGGGGGAGTACAAGTTTGGACCACTTTTCATGAGGTTGTGCTACGAGTTGGATCTTGAGGAAACTGCAGTGGAGCTCATCAAAGACCAG cATTTACGAGGTTTCTTCTCAGACTCCACATCATTCAATATTTTGATGGATATGTTATTTAtcaaag GTGCATTGGAAGTACTGATTGAGATGAAAAACCAAGATGTGAAATTCAACAAAGATACGTACGTCCTTGCTTTTGCAATTTGCTACAAACTG AATAGCCCTGAATCTTTTACAATCTGTACCACGTTAAGAGAAGAAGCCCTCATCAAAGGAGAAATCCTCTCCAGGAGAGCATCCTGTTTTGCAGTGGCATTAGCTCTGAACCAG aaCCAGCTGGCAAAAGCTATATCCATTTTTTCTCAAATCATGAGGCCAGAAAGCATAATCTGCACTAATTTAAAT ATTATGATTCATATCCAGTCAAATATGTTGAAAACCCTAATAGATATACTCAAGGATGCTACGGAGGGAAATCTATCAAGATTTGTGAAAAAACATGTGTTCTCAGAAGAAGTG CTGGTCAAAGTGAGGGAAAAAGTGAACGACGTGCCCACTCTTCTGGCCACATTTGATGAGCTGTATGGGAAACTGCACGTAAATGGCCAGGTCACCACTTACACTTTGGATGCTCTGCTCTGCCACACCCCCAGTGACAGGAAATCCCACACGGTGCTATTAAACAAGAGGACAGTCAGCCGTCGGACCTTCCAGCCGCTCAGCCAGTCCCTGTGGGCTGAGTAA
- the PTCD2 gene encoding pentatricopeptide repeat-containing protein 2, mitochondrial isoform X3, whose product MAVAFRPPKQVLPLQALQSLVYPGVGGLGSTCSRCPLGAKRYLLTDNIVKLKDFQHKKVAVACNLPGTKETYLRNLEEKLTQSKLILKEELRTLLHLCESWDDVELAKNVIYRYHAENRNITLGEYKFGPLFMRLCYELDLEETAVELIKDQHLRGFFSDSTSFNILMDMLFIKGKYKSALEVLIEMKNQDVKFNKDTYVLAFAICYKLNSPESFTICTTLREEALIKGEILSRRASCFAVALALNQNQLAKAISIFSQIMRPESIICTNLNIMIHIQSNMLKTLIDILKDATEGNLSRFVKKHVFSEEVRKQKQLEENRCLNNSLLAPLALCSAFPPEAVVTGGTSLEPGSPSPPPASPGHQPRSCVAFF is encoded by the exons ATGGCGGTCGCCTTTCGGCCCCCGAAGCAAGTCTTACCGCTGCAGGCGCTGCAGAGTTTGGTGTATCCAGGCGTGGGAGGCTTGGGCTCCACCTGCAGCCGCTGCCCTCTCGGAG CTAAAAGATATCTACTTACAGATAATATTGTGAAATTAAAGGACTTTCAGCATAAGAAGGTGGCTGTTGCATGTAATCTTCCTGGCACCAAAG AAACCTATCTGAGAAACTTGGAAGAGAAACTGACCCAGAGTAAGCTCATCTTGAAAGAGGAGTTGAGAACCTTACTTCATCTGTGTGAGTCCTGGGATGATGTGGAGCTGGCTAAAAATGTCATTTACAG GTACCATGCAGAGAACAGGAATATCACTTTGGGGGAGTACAAGTTTGGACCACTTTTCATGAGGTTGTGCTACGAGTTGGATCTTGAGGAAACTGCAGTGGAGCTCATCAAAGACCAG cATTTACGAGGTTTCTTCTCAGACTCCACATCATTCAATATTTTGATGGATATGTTATTTAtcaaaggtaaatataaaa GTGCATTGGAAGTACTGATTGAGATGAAAAACCAAGATGTGAAATTCAACAAAGATACGTACGTCCTTGCTTTTGCAATTTGCTACAAACTG AATAGCCCTGAATCTTTTACAATCTGTACCACGTTAAGAGAAGAAGCCCTCATCAAAGGAGAAATCCTCTCCAGGAGAGCATCCTGTTTTGCAGTGGCATTAGCTCTGAACCAG aaCCAGCTGGCAAAAGCTATATCCATTTTTTCTCAAATCATGAGGCCAGAAAGCATAATCTGCACTAATTTAAAT ATTATGATTCATATCCAGTCAAATATGTTGAAAACCCTAATAGATATACTCAAGGATGCTACGGAGGGAAATCTATCAAGATTTGTGAAAAAACATGTGTTCTCAGAAGAAGTG aggaaacagaagcaaTTAGAGGAGAACCGCTGCCTCAACAACAGCCTCCTTGCCCCTCTCGCTCTCTGCTCAGCCTTCCCTCCTGAAGCCGTGGTGACTGGAGGCACctctctagagcctgggagcccatccccacccccagccagcccAGGGCATCAGCCCAGAAGTTGTGTCGCCTTCTTTTGA